In a genomic window of Muntiacus reevesi chromosome 1, mMunRee1.1, whole genome shotgun sequence:
- the H2AC20 gene encoding histone H2A type 2-C: MSGRGKQGGKARAKAKSRSSRAGLQFPVGRVHRLLRKGNYAERVGAGAPVYMAAVLEYLTAEILELAGNAARDNKKTRIIPRHLQLAIRNDEELNKLLGKVTIAQGGVLPNIQAVLLPKKTESHKAKSK; the protein is encoded by the coding sequence ATGTCTGGTCGCGGAAAGCAGGGAGGCAAGGCCCGCGCAAAGGCCAAGTCGCGCTCGTCCCGCGCAGGCTTGCAGTTCCCGGTAGGGCGGGTGCACCGCCTGCTGCGCAAAGGCAACTACGCTGAGCGCGTGGGGGCCGGCGCGCCCGTCTACATGGCGGCGGTCCTGGAGTACCTGACCGCCGAAATCCTGGAGCTGGCCGGCAACGCGGCGCGCGACAACAAGAAAACGCGCATCATCCCTCGTCACCTGCAACTGGCCATCCGCAACGACGAGGAGCTGAACAAGCTGTTGGGCAAGGTCACCATCGCCCAGGGCGGCGTTCTGCCCAACATCCAAGCCGTTCTATTACCAAAGAAAACCGAAAGCCATAAGGCCAAAAGCAAATAA
- the LOC136162335 gene encoding histone H2B type 2-E → MPEPAKSAPAPKKGSKKAVTKAQKKDGKKRKRSRKESYSIYVYKVLKQVHPDTGISSKAMGIMNSFVNDIFERIAGEASRLAHYNKRSTITSREIQTAVRLLLPGELAKHAVSEGTKAVTKYTSSK, encoded by the coding sequence ATGCCTGAGCCGGCAAAATCCGCCCCCGCGCCCAAAAAGGGCTCCAAGAAAGCCGTCACTAAAGCCCAGAAAAAGGACGGAAAGAAGCGCAAGCGCAGCCGCAAGGAGAGCTATTCCATCTACGTGTACAAGGTGCTGAAGCAGGTGCACCCGGACACCGGCATCTCGTCCAAGGCCATGGGCATCATGAACTCGTTTGTCAACGACATCTTCGAGCGCATCGCGGGCGAAGCGTCGCGCTTGGCGCATTACAACAAGCGCTCGACCATCACGTCCCGGGAGATCCAGACGGCCGTGCGGCTGCTGCTGCCCGGCGAGCTGGCGAAGCACGCCGTGTCCGAGGGCACCAAGGCGGTCACCAAGTACACCAGCTCCAAGTGA
- the H2AC21 gene encoding histone H2A type 2-B, with the protein MSGRGKQGGKARAKAKSRSSRAGLQFPVGRVHRLLRKGNYAERVGAGAPVYLAAVLEYLTAEILELAGNAARDNKKTRIIPRHLQLAVRNDEELNKLLGGVTIAQGGVLPNIQAVLLPKKTESHKPGKNK; encoded by the coding sequence ATGTCAGGCCGCGGAAAGCAAGGAGGCAAAGCTCGGGCCAAGGCTAAGTCGCGCTCATCCCGCGCTGGCCTTCAGTTCCCCGTAGGGCGAGTGCACCGCCTGCTGCGCAAAGGCAACTACGCCGAAAGGGTGGGGGCCGGCGCGCCGGTGTACTTGGCGGCAGTGCTGGAGTACCTGACCGCGGAAATCCTGGAGCTGGCGGGCAATGCCGCCCGAGACAACAAGAAGACGCGCATCATCCCTCGCCATTTGCAACTGGCCGTGAGAAATGATGAAGAGCTCAACAAGTTACTCGGGGGTGTCACTATTGCCCAGGGCGGTGTCTTACCCAACATCCAAGCAGTCTTATTGCCCAAAAAAACGGAGAGTCACAAGCCTGGCAAGAATAAGTAA
- the LOC136162318 gene encoding histone H2A type 2-A codes for MSGRGKQGGKARAKAKSRSSRAGLQFPVGRVHRLLRKGNYAERVGAGAPVYMAAVLEYLTAEILELAGNAARDNKKTRIIPRHLQLAIRNDEELNKLLGKVTIAQGGVLPNIQAVLLPKKTESHHKAKGK; via the coding sequence ATGTCTGGCCGTGGCAAGCAAGGCGGCAAGGCCCGTGCCAAGGCCAAGTCGCGCTCGTCCCGCGCAGGCTTGCAGTTCCCGGTAGGGCGGGTGCACCGTCTGCTGCGCAAGGGCAACTACGCTGAGCGCGTGGGGGCCGGCGCGCCCGTCTACATGGCGGCGGTCCTGGAGTACCTGACCGCCGAAATCCTGGAGCTGGCGGGCAATGCGGCGCGAGACAACAAGAAGACGCGCATCATCCCTCGTCACCTGCAGCTGGCCATCCGCAACGACGAGGAGCTGAACAAGCTGTTGGGCAAGGTCACCATCGCCCAGGGCGGCGTGTTGCCCAACATCCAGGCCGTGTTGCTCCCGAAGAAGACCGAGAGCCACCACAAGGCAAAGGGCAAGTGA
- the H2BC21 gene encoding histone H2B type 2-E, which translates to MPEPAKSAPAPKKGSKKAVTKAQKKDGKKRKRSRKESYSIYVYKVLKQVHPDTGISSKAMGIMNSFVNDIFERIAGEASRLAHYNKRSTITSREIQTAVRLLLPGELAKHAVSEGTKAVTKYTSSK; encoded by the coding sequence ATGCCTGAGCCGGCAAAATCCGCTCCCGCGCCCAAAAAGGGCTCAAAGAAAGCCGTTACCAAAGCCCAGAAGAAGGACGGAAAGAAGCGCAAGCGCAGCCGCAAGGAGAGCTATTCCATCTACGTGTACAAGGTGCTGAAGCAGGTGCACCCGGACACCGGCATCTCGTCCAAGGCCATGGGCATCATGAACTCGTTTGTCAACGACATCTTCGAGCGCATCGCGGGCGAGGCGTCGCGCTTGGCGCATTACAACAAGCGCTCGACCATCACGTCCCGGGAGATCCAGACGGCCGTGCGGCTGCTGCTGCCCGGCGAGCTGGCGAAGCACGCCGTGTCCGAGGGCACCAAGGCGGTCACCAAGTACACCAGCTCCAAGTGA
- the LOC136162302 gene encoding histone H3, whose amino-acid sequence MARTKQTARKSTGGKAPRKQLATKAARKSAPATGGVKKPHRYRPGTVALREIRRYQKSTELLIRKLPFQRLVREIAQDFKTDLRFQSSAVMALQEASEAYLVGLFEDTNLCAIHAKRVTIMPKDIQLARRIRGERA is encoded by the coding sequence ATGGCTCGTACAAAGCAGACTGCCCGCAAGTCGACCGGTGGCAAGGCCCCGCGGAAGCAGCTGGCCACCAAGGCGGCTCGCAAGAGCGCGCCGGCCACGGGCGGCGTCAAGAAGCCGCACCGCTACCGGCCGGGCACCGTGGCCCTGCGGGAGATCCGGCGCTACCAGAAGTCGACCGAGCTGCTGATCCGCAAGCTGCCGTTCCAACGGCTGGTGCGCGAGATCGCGCAGGACTTCAAGACGGACCTGCGCTTCCAGAGCTCGGCCGTGATGGCGCTGCAGGAGGCGAGCGAGGCCTACCTGGTGGGGCTGTTTGAGGACACGAACCTGTGCGCCATCCACGCCAAGCGCGTGACCATCATGCCCAAAGACATCCAGCTGGCTCGCCGCATCCGCGGGGAGCGGGCTTAA